A portion of the Archocentrus centrarchus isolate MPI-CPG fArcCen1 chromosome 19, fArcCen1, whole genome shotgun sequence genome contains these proteins:
- the LOC115797829 gene encoding transcriptional coactivator YAP1-A-like, with protein sequence MWFPQVFSGLPYGWEEAYTSEGVKYYVNHVTQTTSWSLAVSSSSIPESPPPPQESSEVEGEGEVEVTEQRQNPTTETEM encoded by the exons ATGTGGTTCCCACAGGTGTTTTCAG GTCTTCCTTATGGCTGGGAGGAAGCCTACACCTCAGAAGGAGTGAAATACTACGTCAA TCACGTGACCCAGACGACCTCGTGGAGCCTCGCCGTGTCAAGCAGCAGCATCCCGGAGTCGCCTCCTCCACctcaggagagctcagaggtgGAGGGAGAGGGGGAGGTGGAGGTGACAGAGCAGAGACAGAACCCGACAACAGAGACGGAAATGTAG